Proteins encoded together in one Bacteroidota bacterium window:
- a CDS encoding tetratricopeptide repeat protein: MKTQLFKFIFLDILIIIGLTACTPTRKKTQNDFSPKLQALSLMGDSLFSASPSEKVTKDYELAKTIYDADTRNPDNLIWLGRWAAYTGDYLGAIKIFTKGIEQFPNDARFYRHRGHRYISIRKFDDAIADFEYAMTLIQDQPDAVEPDGVPNTMNRPISSLHSNIRYHLGLAYYLTNQPDKALEVYKTDINLATNDDKIVSTSHWLYMTLRLLGQNEEAKKMLEPITREMNIIENFDYHQLLLLYKGEIIDTDLLGEDYTVTISEGMAYGIANWYYYNGQTDKAKAMLEKILSGKQWAAFGYIASEVDYSRRFKP, translated from the coding sequence ATGAAAACTCAATTATTTAAATTTATATTCCTTGATATCTTAATAATCATTGGATTAACCGCTTGTACACCTACCCGGAAAAAAACGCAAAATGATTTCAGTCCAAAACTTCAGGCCCTTTCACTGATGGGAGATTCCTTATTCTCTGCTTCTCCATCCGAAAAGGTTACTAAAGATTATGAGCTGGCAAAAACAATTTATGATGCCGACACCAGAAACCCAGACAATTTAATATGGCTGGGACGTTGGGCCGCTTATACCGGCGATTATTTGGGTGCGATCAAAATTTTTACCAAAGGCATTGAGCAGTTCCCAAATGATGCACGTTTTTATCGCCACAGGGGACATCGATATATCAGCATTCGTAAATTTGATGATGCAATTGCTGATTTTGAGTATGCCATGACACTTATCCAAGATCAACCGGATGCAGTTGAACCTGATGGAGTGCCTAACACGATGAACCGACCTATTAGTTCCTTGCATTCGAATATCAGATATCACCTGGGTTTGGCTTATTATTTAACCAACCAACCGGATAAGGCATTAGAAGTTTATAAAACGGATATTAATTTGGCCACAAACGATGATAAAATAGTATCAACAAGTCATTGGTTGTATATGACTCTCCGATTACTGGGACAAAATGAAGAAGCGAAAAAAATGCTTGAACCCATTACCCGTGAGATGAATATCATTGAAAACTTTGATTATCACCAATTATTGTTGTTATATAAAGGTGAAATAATCGACACTGATTTACTGGGTGAAGATTATACAGTTACTATTAGTGAAGGCATGGCTTATGGTATCGCAAACTGGTATTATTATAATGGTCAGACAGATAAGGCTAAAGCAATGCTTGAGAAGATACTTAGCGGTAAACAATGGGCCGCTTTTGGCTATATTGCTTCTGAGGTCGACTATTCACGACGTTTTAAACCTTAA
- a CDS encoding PDZ domain-containing protein translates to MKTLLKISILLLFLNTQVFSQGTQLLRQPTISAKNIVFVYANDLWKVDRNGGQAMRLTTYEGEESLPHFSPDEKWIAFTAQYGGNTDVYVIPAEGGTPKRLTWHPGADFVTGWTPEGEIMFRSSRMGQPTKTNKFYKIGLNGGLPKEIDIPGAAYGEISPDGKFIAYVPITSWDPEWRNYRGGQAMPIWIVDMATKNLIRTPQPTQERHLDPVWFQNKVYYLSERDYASNIWSFDLITKAEEQITHHMKFDVKSLDACKDAIVYEQGGYLHLIDNNSKESKQLNIEVKGDMNFAITRWKNVPASGLTNANISPNGKRAIFEHRGEIFTVPKEDGNWRNITNTSGIADRSPIWSPKGDQVAWFSDNSGEYQLMLADQYGQNIKQFTLPNPTFYFVPDWSPDGKYIAYTDTDYNIWIIDLKSGVVKKADTDRFAHPNRDMNPVWSPDSKWITYARQLDNSYKAAFVYNVETGERIQLTDGMADVKTPVWDKSGKYLYFLSSTNYGLKTGWLDMSSYDPSATYSLYCLILEEGVPSPTLAKSDDEEVIKAKEDTKEADAKKGKETKKPEPTKEEKKIADIKITKTNIAERIIALNMPNRDYNSLISGPENAVFVLEAIKNQTGLTMLKYDLKENKSKEFLAGVTDAVCSSDGNNLLFKSGQTWSIVSTKSTPKKGDGALKLDLKIKIDPQAEYHQIFKEGWRYMRDFLYVNNVHGAPWNDIYEWYSPWINHVRHRTDLNYVVDILSGEVSIGHSYVSGGDMPDINMVPVGLLGCDFIEENGYYKIAKIYTSESWNPGLKAPLAIPGIKIKEDDYLLAVNGHELKAPTNPYSLFEQTAGMQVTISVNSTTDLSTAKKVVVEPVRSEAQLRNIEWVENNRRTVDKLSGGKLAYVYVPNTSGPGFTSFNRYYFAQQDKKGAVIDERNNGGGSAADYFIDIMARPLYGYFNSRANDNRPWTTPMAGIWGPKVMIINESAGSGGDLFPYMFHKAKLGPMIGTRTWGGLVGTWDTPPFIDGGRMVAPRGGFYDTDGNWAVEGVGVAPDYEVIQEPKLVLQGIDPQLVKAVEVAMELLKNNEFQLKPEPPAPIRSLRPKGFKK, encoded by the coding sequence ATGAAGACACTACTAAAAATCAGTATTTTATTATTGTTCCTGAACACACAGGTATTTAGTCAAGGAACACAATTATTAAGGCAACCCACCATTTCTGCAAAAAACATTGTTTTTGTTTATGCAAATGATCTATGGAAAGTTGACCGAAACGGAGGTCAAGCAATGCGTTTAACTACATACGAAGGCGAAGAATCTCTTCCTCATTTCTCTCCTGATGAAAAATGGATTGCATTTACGGCCCAATACGGTGGCAACACTGATGTTTATGTAATTCCTGCAGAAGGAGGAACCCCAAAACGGCTAACCTGGCATCCGGGAGCAGACTTTGTAACAGGTTGGACTCCTGAAGGAGAAATCATGTTCCGATCTTCACGAATGGGTCAACCTACCAAAACAAATAAATTTTATAAAATTGGATTAAATGGCGGACTTCCTAAAGAAATTGATATACCGGGAGCAGCCTACGGCGAAATTTCACCCGACGGTAAATTCATCGCCTATGTTCCAATTACAAGTTGGGATCCCGAATGGAGAAATTATCGAGGTGGTCAAGCTATGCCAATTTGGATTGTTGATATGGCCACAAAAAATTTGATCCGTACCCCACAACCTACACAAGAGCGACATTTAGATCCTGTATGGTTTCAAAATAAAGTGTATTATCTATCTGAGCGTGACTATGCGAGTAATATCTGGTCGTTCGACCTAATTACCAAAGCTGAAGAACAAATTACTCATCACATGAAATTTGATGTAAAAAGTTTGGATGCTTGTAAGGATGCCATTGTTTACGAACAAGGTGGATATCTCCATTTAATTGACAATAATTCAAAAGAATCAAAACAGTTAAATATTGAAGTGAAAGGTGATATGAATTTTGCCATCACTCGTTGGAAAAATGTACCTGCCTCAGGTTTAACAAATGCCAATATTTCGCCTAACGGAAAACGTGCAATATTTGAGCATAGAGGCGAAATATTTACGGTACCTAAAGAAGATGGAAACTGGCGTAATATTACTAATACTTCCGGAATAGCAGACCGTTCGCCAATCTGGTCACCAAAAGGGGATCAGGTTGCATGGTTTTCGGACAATAGCGGAGAATATCAGCTTATGCTTGCCGATCAATACGGACAAAATATTAAACAATTCACTTTACCTAACCCTACTTTTTATTTTGTACCCGACTGGTCGCCCGATGGAAAATACATTGCCTATACCGATACCGATTATAATATATGGATCATCGACCTCAAGAGCGGAGTTGTAAAAAAAGCGGATACCGATCGGTTTGCCCATCCTAATCGTGACATGAACCCTGTTTGGTCGCCCGATAGCAAATGGATCACTTATGCCAGACAATTGGATAATAGCTATAAAGCAGCCTTTGTTTATAATGTTGAAACAGGGGAGCGCATTCAACTTACTGATGGAATGGCCGACGTTAAGACTCCTGTTTGGGACAAAAGCGGTAAGTATCTTTATTTTCTTTCAAGCACCAATTATGGGTTAAAGACCGGATGGTTGGATATGAGCTCCTATGATCCAAGTGCTACCTATAGTTTATATTGTTTGATTTTGGAAGAAGGTGTCCCATCCCCTACTTTAGCTAAGAGCGATGATGAAGAAGTTATTAAAGCAAAAGAAGATACAAAGGAAGCTGATGCAAAAAAAGGCAAAGAAACTAAAAAACCTGAACCGACGAAAGAAGAGAAGAAAATTGCAGATATAAAGATTACCAAAACAAATATTGCCGAGCGAATTATCGCTCTAAATATGCCCAATCGAGATTATAATTCACTTATTTCGGGACCTGAAAATGCCGTTTTTGTTTTAGAAGCCATAAAAAACCAAACTGGATTGACCATGCTGAAATACGATCTGAAAGAAAACAAATCGAAAGAATTCCTCGCCGGGGTGACTGATGCGGTTTGTTCTTCTGATGGAAATAATTTACTGTTTAAATCAGGTCAAACGTGGAGCATTGTAAGTACAAAAAGCACACCTAAAAAGGGCGATGGAGCTTTGAAACTTGATCTTAAAATCAAAATTGATCCTCAGGCCGAATATCATCAGATATTTAAAGAAGGATGGCGTTATATGCGCGATTTTCTTTATGTAAACAATGTTCATGGGGCACCATGGAACGATATCTATGAATGGTACTCACCCTGGATTAATCATGTTCGCCATCGTACTGACTTAAATTATGTAGTAGATATTTTGAGCGGTGAAGTTTCTATAGGTCACTCTTATGTTTCCGGAGGTGACATGCCCGATATAAATATGGTTCCTGTTGGATTGCTTGGTTGCGACTTTATTGAAGAAAATGGTTATTATAAAATCGCCAAAATTTACACCAGTGAAAGTTGGAACCCGGGTTTAAAAGCACCTCTTGCCATTCCCGGCATAAAGATAAAAGAAGACGATTATTTGCTTGCAGTAAATGGTCATGAGCTAAAAGCACCTACAAATCCTTACAGCTTATTTGAGCAAACAGCCGGTATGCAGGTAACTATCAGTGTTAATTCGACCACCGATCTTTCAACCGCGAAAAAAGTGGTGGTTGAGCCAGTAAGAAGCGAAGCACAACTTCGAAACATCGAATGGGTTGAAAACAATCGCAGAACTGTTGATAAATTATCGGGAGGTAAATTGGCTTATGTTTATGTTCCTAATACCAGCGGACCGGGATTCACCTCTTTCAATCGATACTATTTTGCACAGCAGGACAAAAAAGGTGCAGTTATCGACGAAAGAAACAACGGTGGAGGATCGGCGGCAGATTATTTCATTGACATTATGGCCAGACCGCTTTATGGTTATTTCAATAGTAGGGCTAATGACAACCGACCATGGACCACTCCGATGGCCGGAATTTGGGGGCCAAAAGTTATGATCATTAACGAAAGTGCCGGATCGGGAGGTGACCTGTTCCCTTATATGTTCCATAAAGCTAAATTAGGCCCAATGATTGGGACACGAACCTGGGGCGGATTGGTAGGCACCTGGGATACTCCTCCATTCATTGACGGTGGCAGAATGGTTGCTCCAAGAGGTGGATTTTATGATACTGATGGCAACTGGGCCGTTGAAGGGGTTGGCGTTGCTCCCGACTATGAAGTAATTCAGGAACCCAAATTGGTATTACAAGGCATCGACCCACAATTGGTAAAAGCTGTTGAAGTGGCAATGGAATTATTGAAAAACAATGAATTTCAGTTAAAACCGGAACCTCCGGCACCCATTCGCTCGTTACGTCCAAAAGGATTTAAGAAATAG
- a CDS encoding DUF4105 domain-containing protein produces the protein MKRHIIIIAILLISGLFHVYPNNQIEISLLTCSSGSESYTAWGHSALRVIDKNKSLDIVYNFGLFDFNTPNFHLKFIRGKLKYHLGIQSTIDFYATYKAENRQIIEQKLSLTDENETKIIDRLTYLYRPENRYYYYNFTKKNCTTELRDLIFGEIGFEFQNKKISKTYRNLINESLTDNQWLKLGINLIFGKGVDDEIDRFKSMFLPDYLSNEINEVEANNKKLVVSQTIYNKVDQKKSSGLILLNPAIIFSILLILTTLFKSNKIQFSIFFIIGLTGILLLSIWLLTAHLESRNNFNLLWCNPLYLLSAILLFKENNKFEIYLAMVLQALIFVIFIVWIFKIQSWEIEFLPIVAILTRYNIRTIKKGYRNRIIYRKC, from the coding sequence TTGAAAAGACACATTATCATAATAGCAATACTACTAATCTCAGGATTATTTCATGTTTATCCGAATAATCAGATTGAAATAAGCCTTCTTACCTGTTCAAGTGGTTCTGAATCCTATACTGCTTGGGGACACAGTGCCCTTAGAGTCATTGATAAAAACAAATCACTCGATATTGTTTATAATTTTGGTCTTTTTGATTTTAACACACCCAACTTTCACTTAAAATTTATCCGGGGTAAATTAAAATATCATTTAGGAATTCAATCAACCATAGATTTTTATGCGACTTATAAAGCTGAAAACAGACAAATTATTGAACAAAAACTGAGTCTTACCGATGAGAATGAAACTAAAATTATTGACAGATTGACTTATTTATATAGACCAGAAAACAGATATTACTATTATAATTTTACAAAGAAAAACTGTACAACCGAATTACGGGATTTAATTTTTGGAGAAATTGGATTCGAATTTCAAAATAAAAAAATAAGCAAGACCTACAGAAACCTGATCAATGAATCACTTACGGATAATCAATGGTTAAAATTAGGAATTAACCTAATTTTCGGAAAAGGAGTAGATGATGAAATTGATCGATTTAAAAGCATGTTTTTACCGGATTATCTTTCTAACGAAATAAATGAAGTAGAAGCAAACAACAAGAAATTGGTAGTTAGCCAAACAATCTACAATAAAGTTGATCAGAAAAAATCATCAGGACTAATCTTATTGAATCCTGCAATCATCTTTTCAATATTACTCATTTTAACCACCCTATTTAAATCAAATAAAATTCAATTCTCAATTTTCTTTATTATCGGTTTAACGGGAATTTTGCTTTTATCCATTTGGTTATTGACCGCACATCTAGAATCGAGAAACAATTTCAATCTTCTTTGGTGCAATCCTTTATACCTTTTATCGGCAATCCTTCTTTTCAAAGAAAATAATAAATTCGAAATATATTTGGCTATGGTTTTGCAGGCTTTAATCTTTGTCATTTTTATCGTCTGGATATTCAAGATTCAAAGTTGGGAAATTGAATTCCTGCCTATTGTCGCAATTTTAACCCGATATAATATTCGAACTATTAAAAAAGGATATAGGAATAGGATAATATACAGAAAATGTTAA
- a CDS encoding amidophosphoribosyltransferase encodes MGGFFGTISTSNCVNDLYYGTDYHSHLGTKRGGLAVVKDNIFTKVIHSLENSYFRTKFEPELSKFIGNSGIGVISDNESQPIVINSHLGKFAIVTVCKIANIQELTDRALHQKRHFAEAASGKTSPSELIAMMINEKDSIEEGIENAQNLIKGSCSLLLLTNEGIYAARDKLGRTPIIIGKKAGALAACSESSSLSNLDFEIEHYVGPGEIIFITPDKWIQKRKPNEKMQVCSFLWVYYGYPSSYYEGINVEESRYRCGAALARNDDKEVDFVSGVPDSGIAHAIGYSNEKQIPYKRAYVKYTPTWPRSFMPQNQEMRNLVAKMKLIPNAALTEGKKIALLDDSIVRGTQLQDNVQVLMKSGAKEVHVRPACPTLIFPCEFLNFSTSRSTLDLAGRKAIKELEGVEDANLKEYADPDSPKCAAMVEKIREKMNVTSLQFQRIDDLVEAIGLPKEKLCTHCWDGTSYF; translated from the coding sequence ATGGGCGGATTTTTTGGTACTATTTCAACTTCAAATTGCGTTAACGATTTATACTATGGTACAGATTATCATTCACATTTAGGAACAAAAAGAGGTGGGCTTGCTGTTGTTAAAGACAACATTTTCACCAAAGTTATTCACAGTCTTGAAAATTCTTATTTCAGGACCAAATTCGAACCTGAGCTTTCCAAGTTTATTGGTAACAGTGGTATTGGTGTGATTAGCGATAATGAATCGCAACCGATTGTCATTAATTCACATTTGGGAAAATTTGCCATAGTCACTGTCTGTAAAATCGCAAATATTCAGGAACTTACTGACAGGGCACTTCATCAAAAAAGACATTTTGCCGAAGCAGCTAGTGGCAAAACCAGTCCAAGTGAACTAATCGCCATGATGATCAATGAAAAGGATAGTATTGAAGAAGGGATTGAAAATGCCCAAAATTTAATTAAAGGCTCCTGCTCATTATTATTATTGACTAATGAAGGAATTTATGCAGCTCGTGACAAATTAGGCAGAACCCCCATTATTATTGGTAAAAAAGCCGGAGCATTAGCAGCTTGCTCCGAATCAAGCTCACTTTCCAATTTGGATTTTGAAATCGAACATTATGTTGGCCCGGGTGAAATCATTTTCATCACTCCCGATAAGTGGATACAAAAACGCAAGCCAAACGAAAAAATGCAGGTATGTTCTTTTTTATGGGTATACTATGGTTATCCCAGCTCCTACTATGAAGGTATCAATGTTGAAGAGTCAAGATATCGCTGTGGTGCTGCACTTGCACGAAATGATGACAAAGAGGTAGATTTTGTATCGGGCGTACCAGATTCAGGCATTGCACATGCGATTGGATATTCCAACGAAAAGCAAATTCCTTATAAAAGGGCTTATGTAAAATATACTCCTACCTGGCCACGTAGCTTTATGCCGCAAAATCAGGAAATGAGAAATTTGGTTGCCAAAATGAAATTAATCCCGAATGCTGCATTAACCGAAGGGAAAAAAATAGCCTTGTTAGATGATTCCATCGTAAGAGGAACACAGCTTCAGGATAATGTTCAGGTGCTAATGAAATCGGGAGCCAAAGAAGTTCATGTCCGTCCGGCATGCCCAACTTTGATCTTTCCATGCGAATTCCTGAATTTTTCGACATCGCGATCAACACTTGATTTAGCCGGAAGAAAAGCTATTAAAGAACTTGAAGGAGTTGAAGATGCAAATCTGAAAGAATACGCAGATCCTGATTCCCCAAAATGTGCCGCAATGGTTGAAAAAATACGTGAGAAAATGAATGTCACCTCGCTCCAATTTCAACGAATTGATGATTTGGTTGAAGCTATTGGTCTTCCTAAAGAAAAACTTTGTACCCATTGTTGGGATGGAACTAGTTATTTCTAA
- a CDS encoding GntR family transcriptional regulator translates to MEFRDKQAIYMQIADYFGNNIMQELWQTDEKVPSVRQLAIDLEVNPNTVMRTYTHLQETGVIYNKRGIGYFVSPNAKAILIDMIKQQFIEIELPEFYRKMELIGLTFKDLEEMFKKWKLNTQSDENINKNK, encoded by the coding sequence ATGGAATTTAGAGACAAGCAAGCAATTTATATGCAGATTGCCGATTACTTCGGTAATAACATTATGCAGGAGCTATGGCAGACCGACGAAAAAGTTCCCTCTGTAAGACAACTGGCGATAGATTTAGAAGTCAACCCAAATACAGTTATGAGGACTTATACACATCTCCAGGAAACTGGTGTAATTTATAATAAAAGAGGAATTGGTTATTTTGTTTCACCTAATGCAAAAGCAATTTTGATTGATATGATAAAACAACAATTTATTGAAATTGAGTTGCCCGAATTTTATAGAAAAATGGAACTCATCGGTCTTACGTTTAAGGATCTGGAAGAAATGTTTAAAAAATGGAAATTAAATACACAAAGCGATGAAAATATTAACAAAAACAAGTAA
- a CDS encoding ABC transporter ATP-binding protein: MLTIKNLEFGYPKSSLLFDKLELDITKGSIYGLLGKNGAGKTTLLKLMCGLLYTQKGKLEIDGEDVSKRTPNMLQDIYLIPEEFYLPDFTLDTYVANVSPFYPKFDLKLFQELVTEFEVTRGKKLNKLSHGQKKKFIIAFAIATNCSIVFMDEPTNGLDIPSKSKFRKIIASTANEERTFVISTHQVRDLENLIDPLVIIENGKIVFKETIENISNKLSFVKVHDKAPEGVNVLYSEPIFGGNYLLTERNDDHESRVDFELLFNAVLSKQNEIVKHLNN; encoded by the coding sequence ATGTTGACAATTAAAAATCTTGAATTTGGTTATCCTAAAAGTAGCTTATTATTTGATAAGCTTGAGTTGGATATCACTAAAGGCAGTATTTATGGACTGCTTGGGAAAAACGGGGCAGGTAAAACTACCTTGTTAAAGCTAATGTGCGGATTACTATACACACAAAAGGGCAAATTAGAAATCGATGGAGAAGATGTTTCGAAAAGAACACCCAATATGCTGCAGGATATTTATCTCATTCCTGAGGAATTTTATTTGCCTGATTTCACTCTGGACACCTATGTTGCCAATGTTTCACCTTTCTATCCAAAATTCGATCTTAAGTTATTTCAAGAATTAGTTACTGAATTTGAGGTTACAAGGGGTAAAAAACTTAACAAGCTTTCGCATGGACAAAAGAAAAAATTTATCATTGCTTTTGCAATTGCAACCAATTGTTCGATTGTTTTTATGGACGAACCAACCAATGGTTTGGATATTCCCTCAAAAAGCAAGTTTAGAAAGATTATTGCATCAACTGCCAACGAAGAACGAACTTTTGTAATTTCTACCCATCAGGTAAGAGATCTTGAAAACCTGATCGATCCGCTGGTAATTATCGAAAATGGTAAAATCGTTTTCAAAGAAACGATTGAAAATATTTCGAATAAGTTAAGCTTTGTGAAAGTTCATGATAAGGCGCCCGAAGGTGTAAACGTTTTATACAGCGAGCCAATTTTTGGTGGGAACTATCTGTTGACTGAGCGAAATGATGATCACGAATCACGCGTTGATTTTGAACTGCTATTTAATGCAGTTTTGAGTAAGCAAAATGAAATTGTTAAACACTTAAATAACTAA